In Reichenbachiella agarivorans, one genomic interval encodes:
- a CDS encoding SDR family oxidoreductase, with protein MKLKDKVIIVTGASRGIGKETALLLANEGAKVIINHSNSAADAQKTVDEITKKGGKALAIKADVSQRKETTRLFDEAIAAYGKVDVLVNNAGVMVSKLLKDNSQEDFTRQFDVNVRGIFNMLQEANSKLADNGNIINISSSTVKLMFPTYALYSASKAAVEQMTRVFSKEIGRGISVNALAPGATETDLFLEGKSQETIDKLSAMNAFNRLAKPIDIAKVILFLASDDSKWISGQVVGANGALI; from the coding sequence ATGAAACTAAAAGACAAAGTAATAATCGTAACAGGTGCCTCCAGAGGAATAGGCAAAGAAACGGCACTCCTTCTGGCAAACGAAGGTGCCAAAGTGATCATAAATCATTCGAACAGTGCTGCTGACGCACAAAAAACAGTAGATGAAATCACAAAAAAAGGAGGCAAAGCACTGGCAATCAAAGCAGATGTGAGTCAGAGAAAAGAGACGACCCGCCTGTTTGATGAAGCGATAGCTGCCTATGGCAAAGTAGATGTATTGGTAAACAACGCTGGCGTCATGGTTTCCAAGCTACTGAAAGACAATTCGCAAGAAGACTTCACAAGACAGTTTGACGTCAATGTACGAGGCATCTTCAATATGCTGCAAGAGGCTAACAGTAAACTTGCAGACAATGGAAACATTATCAACATATCATCGAGCACGGTCAAACTGATGTTCCCCACCTATGCCTTGTATTCCGCATCCAAAGCAGCAGTGGAACAAATGACTCGTGTTTTTTCAAAAGAAATAGGAAGAGGAATATCGGTAAATGCCCTAGCACCAGGTGCAACAGAGACAGATCTATTTCTGGAAGGTAAATCACAAGAAACGATAGACAAACTCAGCGCAATGAATGCCTTCAATCGACTGGCTAAACCCATAGATATAGCCAAAGTCATTCTCTTTTTAGCCAGTGATGATTCCAAATGGATTTCTGGACAAGTCGTGGGTGCAAATGGCGCTTTGATTTAG
- a CDS encoding DUF2911 domain-containing protein produces MKNVLFTLILLSGMVTVTFAQTFRSIDKSPMDVAYLPDNFAHDRSGSDKAIAKIYYSRPQKKGREIFGNVVAYDKLWRTGANEAPELKVYQEIKMGGKTLAAGTYSLFSIPGEKEWTIIVSTDLDYWGTAGYQEKYEILRVKVPSSKLSQEVEAFSIQFKELGDNSAEMNLAWDKTVVAVPVQY; encoded by the coding sequence ATGAAAAACGTATTATTTACACTGATACTTCTATCAGGTATGGTGACAGTGACTTTTGCTCAAACTTTCAGATCAATTGATAAGAGCCCAATGGATGTGGCTTATTTGCCTGATAATTTTGCCCATGACCGTTCGGGAAGTGACAAAGCGATTGCCAAAATTTACTACAGTAGACCTCAAAAGAAAGGGAGAGAGATTTTCGGTAATGTAGTCGCGTATGATAAACTATGGAGAACAGGAGCCAATGAAGCACCTGAACTGAAGGTTTATCAAGAGATAAAGATGGGAGGAAAGACCCTAGCTGCAGGTACTTATTCGCTATTTAGCATCCCTGGAGAAAAAGAATGGACAATCATAGTGAGTACAGATTTAGATTATTGGGGTACGGCAGGCTATCAAGAGAAGTATGAGATTTTACGCGTAAAGGTGCCATCAAGTAAATTGTCTCAGGAAGTAGAAGCGTTTTCTATTCAGTTCAAAGAATTAGGAGACAATTCAGCAGAAATGAACTTGGCATGGGATAAAACAGTCGTTGCTGTTCCTGTACAGTATTAA
- a CDS encoding haloacid dehalogenase type II, whose translation MKSNRRDFAKKTVLFGLAGSVMPTLGFATSNETKSSAVQNSDTRPKVLFFDVNETLLDLTAMRESVGKALGGRRDLLPLWFTTMLQYSLVTTVGRQYNDFGVIGAAALQMVAANHDIKISEDQAKKAILGPIRSLPAHPEVKAALQQLKDTGYKLVSFTNSSNKGVATQFENAGLTEFFEERLSVEDIGKFKPHTDAYDWAARKMGVQPHECLLVAAHGWDIAGALWANWRGAFISRPGAQLYPLAPNPEISEQNLKLVAEKLITLK comes from the coding sequence ATGAAGAGTAACAGAAGAGATTTCGCTAAAAAAACAGTGCTATTTGGACTAGCAGGTTCAGTGATGCCTACCTTAGGTTTTGCAACATCCAACGAAACCAAGAGCAGCGCCGTGCAGAACTCGGATACTAGACCAAAGGTTCTATTTTTTGATGTAAACGAAACTCTATTAGACCTCACAGCAATGAGAGAGAGTGTAGGGAAAGCACTTGGAGGTAGACGTGATCTATTGCCACTATGGTTTACAACAATGCTACAATATTCGCTGGTCACCACAGTAGGGAGACAGTACAATGACTTTGGCGTCATTGGTGCGGCTGCTTTACAAATGGTCGCCGCTAATCACGACATCAAAATCTCAGAAGACCAAGCCAAAAAAGCCATTCTCGGTCCCATTCGATCACTACCAGCACACCCAGAAGTAAAAGCAGCACTGCAGCAACTAAAAGACACAGGCTATAAGCTGGTTTCCTTCACCAACTCTTCCAACAAAGGCGTAGCGACACAATTTGAAAATGCAGGATTGACGGAATTCTTCGAAGAGAGATTAAGCGTAGAGGATATTGGGAAATTCAAACCACACACAGATGCCTATGACTGGGCCGCTAGAAAAATGGGCGTACAACCTCACGAATGTCTCTTGGTAGCTGCTCACGGCTGGGATATAGCAGGCGCACTATGGGCCAACTGGAGAGGGGCATTCATCAGTAGACCAGGTGCACAACTGTACCCTCTCGCTCCCAACCCAGAAATTTCTGAACAAAACTTAAAATTAGTAGCAGAAAAACTAATCACATTGAAATAA
- a CDS encoding peroxiredoxin-like family protein — protein sequence MMKTKYLLLSAVILIVAGCGDSKQNKTSMDSENKTLVDTEKEITQRPLETVLNERKMNFLENASEEKKQQSAAGIESIRQNKIQENALQVGDTAINFSLPNATDKTITLYDELENGPVILMWYRGGWCPYCNLTLRHMQESLPDFKKYGANLLAVSPQLPDSSISTKEKNELEFEVLSDLDNRVAHQYKVAYKLTDDLIKKYQNGFGLSNYNGNDKGELPIAATYIIGQDRVIKYAFLDPDYRNRAEPVDLIEVLKTLK from the coding sequence ATGATGAAAACAAAATACCTCCTTCTCAGTGCAGTCATCCTAATAGTTGCGGGCTGTGGAGACTCAAAGCAAAACAAAACGTCCATGGATTCTGAAAACAAAACACTTGTGGATACTGAAAAAGAGATTACACAGAGGCCCTTGGAAACTGTTTTGAATGAACGCAAGATGAATTTCCTAGAAAATGCATCAGAAGAAAAAAAACAACAGAGTGCTGCAGGAATAGAGTCTATAAGACAAAATAAAATCCAAGAGAATGCACTTCAAGTAGGTGATACAGCGATAAACTTTTCTCTTCCAAACGCAACGGATAAAACCATCACGCTTTATGATGAACTAGAAAATGGCCCAGTTATTTTGATGTGGTACCGCGGGGGGTGGTGTCCATACTGCAATTTGACACTCCGACACATGCAAGAGTCACTCCCTGATTTCAAAAAGTATGGTGCAAATCTACTGGCTGTATCACCTCAACTCCCTGACAGCTCTATTTCCACCAAGGAAAAAAACGAATTGGAATTTGAGGTACTAAGTGATTTGGACAACAGGGTTGCACACCAGTACAAAGTAGCATACAAACTCACCGACGACTTGATCAAAAAATATCAAAATGGATTTGGACTGAGCAATTACAATGGGAATGACAAGGGAGAATTGCCCATAGCTGCTACTTATATAATAGGACAAGACAGGGTCATTAAATATGCTTTTCTAGACCCTGATTATAGAAACAGAGCAGAACCAGTCGATCTCATCGAAGTGCTAAAAACATTGAAATGA
- a CDS encoding DUF2141 domain-containing protein gives MKKLFLIAICLLTWTAQAGGNKHQVTVVVKNIKASTGEIRAGLYVSESSFLKEGVYVSQKVTGNDELTLVFDHVEAGVYAVSIYHDENANGELDTWVFGIPAEPYGFSNDAKGSYGPPSFADAQFEVATDQNITITLH, from the coding sequence ATGAAAAAACTATTCCTTATCGCCATTTGTTTGTTGACCTGGACTGCTCAGGCAGGAGGCAACAAACACCAAGTGACCGTAGTGGTCAAAAATATCAAAGCCAGTACGGGTGAGATCAGAGCAGGCCTGTATGTCAGCGAATCGAGTTTCCTCAAAGAAGGAGTCTACGTCTCTCAAAAGGTAACGGGAAACGATGAACTGACACTGGTCTTTGACCATGTAGAAGCTGGCGTCTATGCGGTCAGCATCTACCATGACGAAAACGCCAACGGTGAACTGGACACTTGGGTGTTTGGGATTCCTGCCGAACCCTATGGTTTCTCCAATGACGCCAAGGGCTCTTATGGCCCTCCAAGTTTCGCAGATGCGCAATTCGAGGTAGCGACTGATCAAAATATTACCATCACACTTCATTAA
- a CDS encoding TonB-dependent receptor has protein sequence MKNSILTALFNLLCIPILLGQITGQVHDTDGEPLPGVSVYIMGSYDGTTTDIEGRFSFRTYEVGEQTLVASFIGYKTHEEILTMGESHRLDIRLKEEVNRLSGVTITAGSFEASDEQKATVLKPLDIAMTAGAGADVSGALNMLPGTTTNGETGRLFVRGGTANETQAFVDGIWVSNFYTTTPSNVPSRGRFDPFLFKGTFFSTGGYSAEYGQALSSVLSLNSLDLADETITDISLMSVGGAVAHTQRWDQGSVYAKIEYMNLDPYMNLVKQTYDWKDGFTSANGTFMLRQKINKQDMLKVYATYDRSGFHAIIPSINNPAGDDTKVQNDNTYLNATYKKGLGDAGMAYFGVSYGLYHQDTDYNAIRVEGQNEAVHAKSYYTTDIGSLSLKAGGEMIRADEKEDTRLADNSAFDRAYDNTQLAGFVEGDYFLTQALTLRAGLRYAHYSVFEEGQWSPRVSMAYKTGEYSQVSAAFGQFHQLPQRDLMLAAQDYILPEQADHYILSYQRIKEGFTFRGELYYKTYEDLVKYDADGIYNPTTYTNSGEGYARGIDLFFRDAKTIKNADYWVSYSFIDSKRDYRNYPQQVRPEFAAMHNVSVVYKHFIPVIRTQIGATWDFNSGRPYNDPNEDEFNNQKTKYYANLSFNFAFLYRPHVILYASATNLLGRDNVFGYDYADTPDASGVYDSQAIGQQAKRFFFVGVFISLTKDKKTNQLEYL, from the coding sequence ATGAAAAATTCAATTCTAACCGCACTATTTAATCTACTCTGTATTCCCATCCTTTTGGGACAGATCACGGGACAGGTACATGACACGGATGGCGAGCCATTGCCGGGCGTGAGTGTCTACATCATGGGGAGCTATGATGGCACTACCACGGATATAGAGGGCCGGTTCTCGTTTCGCACATATGAGGTAGGCGAGCAGACTTTGGTCGCTAGTTTCATCGGGTACAAGACCCACGAGGAGATACTGACGATGGGCGAGTCACATCGCTTAGACATTCGTCTCAAAGAGGAAGTCAACCGCCTGTCAGGTGTCACCATCACGGCAGGGAGTTTTGAGGCGAGTGATGAGCAAAAGGCCACCGTACTCAAACCGCTGGATATTGCGATGACTGCTGGTGCAGGGGCGGATGTTTCAGGTGCACTCAATATGCTGCCCGGGACGACTACCAATGGGGAGACGGGACGTCTCTTTGTCCGAGGAGGTACAGCCAACGAGACTCAGGCCTTTGTCGATGGGATCTGGGTGAGCAACTTCTACACCACCACACCGAGCAACGTCCCTAGCCGGGGGCGATTCGATCCGTTTTTATTCAAAGGGACATTCTTTAGTACTGGGGGCTACTCTGCGGAGTATGGACAGGCGCTGTCTTCTGTGCTTTCACTCAATTCGCTGGATCTGGCCGATGAGACGATCACCGATATCAGTCTGATGTCGGTAGGAGGGGCTGTAGCCCATACGCAGCGTTGGGATCAGGGATCGGTGTATGCCAAGATAGAATACATGAATCTGGATCCCTACATGAACCTCGTCAAGCAGACGTACGATTGGAAGGATGGTTTCACGTCAGCCAATGGCACGTTTATGCTTCGACAGAAGATCAACAAACAAGACATGCTGAAGGTCTATGCCACCTATGACCGCAGTGGATTTCATGCCATCATCCCCAGTATCAACAACCCCGCGGGAGACGATACCAAAGTCCAAAACGACAACACTTATCTCAATGCGACCTACAAGAAAGGCCTTGGGGATGCAGGCATGGCTTACTTTGGGGTATCCTATGGTCTATACCACCAAGATACCGACTACAATGCCATCCGGGTAGAAGGACAAAATGAGGCAGTGCATGCCAAGAGCTACTATACCACGGATATCGGGAGTTTGTCCCTCAAAGCAGGAGGGGAGATGATCCGCGCGGACGAAAAGGAGGATACCCGATTGGCGGACAACTCAGCGTTTGATCGTGCCTATGACAATACTCAACTGGCGGGGTTTGTAGAAGGGGACTATTTCCTGACACAGGCACTGACGCTGCGTGCAGGTCTTCGCTATGCGCACTACTCGGTGTTTGAGGAGGGACAGTGGTCACCGCGTGTCTCGATGGCTTACAAGACAGGTGAATACTCGCAGGTCTCCGCAGCTTTTGGGCAGTTTCATCAGTTGCCGCAGCGTGACCTGATGCTCGCCGCGCAGGATTACATCCTGCCAGAGCAGGCGGATCACTACATCCTCAGCTACCAGCGCATCAAAGAAGGTTTCACCTTCCGCGGGGAGCTGTACTACAAGACCTATGAGGATTTGGTGAAGTACGATGCGGATGGTATTTACAACCCGACGACCTACACCAATTCGGGGGAGGGCTATGCGCGCGGGATCGACTTATTTTTTAGGGATGCCAAAACGATCAAGAATGCAGACTACTGGGTATCGTACTCCTTCATAGACAGCAAGCGGGACTACCGCAACTATCCTCAGCAAGTGCGACCGGAGTTTGCGGCGATGCACAATGTGTCAGTGGTGTACAAGCATTTCATTCCTGTGATCCGTACGCAGATTGGTGCGACGTGGGACTTCAACAGTGGTCGCCCGTACAACGACCCCAACGAGGATGAATTCAACAATCAGAAAACGAAGTACTATGCCAATTTGAGTTTCAACTTTGCCTTTTTGTACCGACCCCATGTCATTCTCTATGCATCTGCGACCAATCTGCTCGGCAGAGACAATGTCTTCGGTTATGACTATGCCGACACGCCAGATGCTAGCGGAGTGTACGATTCGCAAGCGATAGGCCAGCAGGCTAAGCGCTTCTTCTTCGTGGGCGTGTTTATCTCCCTGACCAAAGACAAGAAAACCAACCAACTAGAATATTTATAA
- a CDS encoding sensor histidine kinase, whose product MTNENGGCVSRRDKWKRQVRMLVVIPVIGSLIISYFFCPDCLSEGYYSRFATSVIISYCYWIGMSLGNSFLVDSLDRYFSWLHKPVERTISSLLVMIFYTVLVAFVMNYFIVEYLIGKDFWETFKGGHLNGSITSTVIIALFISMFFHARGFFVSWKDAAVQNERLNTENATSKLETLKSQVNPHFLFNSLNALSSLVYDDQKKAVDFIQKLSEVYRYVLQNQSNELVSLREELQFVKAFVYLNEIRFGKNFAVTITSMDQMAGEDHVPPLALQMLVENCIKHNEISKERPLSIQIDYRSDSVLVSNNLNPIQQEKPDSTGLGLKNITSRYSYLSDRAVKVTTDQSKFTVEIPIIKLETS is encoded by the coding sequence ATGACGAATGAAAATGGCGGATGTGTCTCCCGTAGAGACAAATGGAAGAGACAGGTACGAATGCTTGTGGTGATTCCTGTTATTGGCAGTTTGATCATCTCTTACTTTTTCTGTCCCGATTGTTTGAGTGAGGGATATTATTCTCGATTCGCTACTTCTGTAATCATTTCTTATTGCTACTGGATAGGCATGTCATTGGGTAATAGTTTTTTGGTGGATAGTTTGGATCGTTATTTCAGTTGGTTGCACAAGCCCGTCGAGCGTACGATTTCTTCTTTGTTAGTAATGATTTTTTATACCGTTTTGGTGGCATTTGTGATGAATTACTTCATTGTAGAGTACCTGATTGGAAAGGATTTTTGGGAGACTTTCAAAGGAGGGCATCTCAATGGAAGTATTACCAGCACTGTGATCATTGCCTTGTTTATATCCATGTTTTTTCATGCCAGAGGTTTCTTTGTTTCTTGGAAAGATGCCGCTGTGCAAAATGAGAGACTCAACACCGAAAATGCCACATCCAAACTAGAAACGCTGAAGAGCCAAGTCAATCCACATTTTCTGTTCAACAGCCTCAATGCGTTGAGTTCTCTGGTGTACGACGACCAAAAAAAGGCAGTAGATTTTATTCAAAAGCTATCAGAAGTCTATCGCTACGTACTCCAAAATCAGAGCAATGAACTGGTCTCTTTGAGGGAGGAGTTGCAGTTTGTCAAGGCCTTTGTCTATCTCAATGAGATTCGCTTTGGGAAGAATTTTGCCGTGACTATTACCAGTATGGATCAAATGGCTGGCGAAGATCATGTGCCTCCGCTGGCATTACAGATGCTTGTCGAGAACTGTATCAAGCACAACGAGATTTCCAAAGAAAGGCCCTTGTCGATACAGATAGACTATCGCTCAGACTCTGTCCTCGTGTCCAATAACCTGAATCCGATACAGCAAGAAAAGCCCGATTCGACGGGACTCGGGTTGAAAAACATCACTTCGCGCTATAGCTACCTTAG
- a CDS encoding tetratricopeptide repeat protein encodes MKTIFTLLLAICSLTVSADNGKYEKAMLDNIQSIYTAASTADLDRLTNTFSRIGDAEKDKWEPYYYASLSQVFKAFRIKDAQVQDKVLDEALVSLSKADGLSENNSEIKTMEGFIYMIKIGVDPGTRGQTLSPKIYGLFTKAMQLDPNNPRAVLFMGQMQMGTAEFFGQPLDQSCQLIMKSLEMFDTQASSNPLAPTWGSYGLEEWTSKCNGAE; translated from the coding sequence ATGAAAACGATATTCACACTATTACTCGCAATTTGTTCCCTCACAGTATCAGCTGACAATGGAAAGTACGAAAAAGCCATGCTGGACAATATCCAGTCCATCTATACCGCTGCGTCTACAGCAGACCTAGACCGACTCACGAATACTTTTTCCCGGATAGGGGATGCCGAAAAGGACAAATGGGAGCCCTACTACTATGCGTCTTTGTCGCAGGTGTTCAAGGCATTTCGCATCAAGGATGCACAGGTGCAGGACAAGGTATTGGACGAGGCATTGGTGAGTTTGTCCAAGGCCGATGGTCTCAGTGAGAACAATTCGGAGATCAAGACCATGGAGGGATTCATCTACATGATCAAAATAGGCGTGGACCCTGGTACGAGAGGGCAGACGCTGTCTCCGAAAATTTATGGCTTGTTTACCAAAGCCATGCAATTGGATCCTAACAACCCAAGGGCGGTACTGTTTATGGGGCAGATGCAAATGGGTACAGCGGAGTTTTTTGGACAGCCGCTGGATCAATCCTGTCAGTTGATCATGAAGTCACTGGAGATGTTTGATACGCAAGCGTCAAGCAATCCACTCGCGCCGACCTGGGGCAGCTATGGGCTCGAAGAGTGGACCAGTAAGTGCAACGGAGCAGAATAA
- a CDS encoding TetR/AcrR family transcriptional regulator, producing the protein MQQQLKSEVTRQIILDSAFTLFYESGFKTTSIEKIMANAKLSKGAFYHHYKNKKELGVEVIGIKLQKRVYEGMIRPLYETGNAIEILESTFLQRIKSFAPYEKQHGCPINNLINEIGDYETAYQIALKNIIEQWKSALTSLIERGKTENTIKQNIHSQAVATYLISAFEGVRGIRKLYNDDVILEEYMSGLSMYIRQLNK; encoded by the coding sequence ATGCAACAACAGCTAAAGTCAGAAGTCACCAGACAAATCATTTTGGACAGTGCATTCACTCTTTTTTATGAAAGTGGTTTTAAAACCACCAGCATAGAAAAAATCATGGCGAATGCAAAGCTTTCAAAGGGAGCATTCTATCATCACTACAAAAACAAAAAAGAACTAGGGGTAGAAGTGATTGGAATAAAACTTCAAAAACGCGTGTACGAAGGAATGATCCGCCCTTTGTACGAAACAGGAAACGCAATAGAGATACTAGAATCAACCTTTTTGCAACGTATCAAATCCTTTGCCCCCTATGAAAAACAGCACGGATGCCCTATCAACAATCTCATCAATGAAATTGGCGACTATGAAACAGCCTATCAAATTGCTTTAAAGAACATAATAGAACAATGGAAATCTGCATTGACCTCATTGATAGAAAGAGGGAAAACAGAAAACACCATCAAGCAAAATATCCATAGTCAAGCAGTAGCCACGTATTTGATCAGTGCATTCGAAGGGGTTCGAGGCATTAGAAAACTATACAATGATGACGTCATACTTGAAGAATACATGTCAGGATTAAGCATGTATATAAGACAATTAAATAAATAA